The Lolium rigidum isolate FL_2022 chromosome 2, APGP_CSIRO_Lrig_0.1, whole genome shotgun sequence genomic interval gttTTACATCATATTAACAGTATCAAAGAGCCATCGCCAAGGCTTTGGTTGATAAGGTTTCAGACGATGAAATCCCCACAACTAAGACGGTAAGATTGGGCCTAGAACCTGTTTCTCTTCTCTATATACAAAATGGCTGTAGCCACTGCTCCCAGGAAGATGCATGATGGTGCAGTTATTTTAAGAGAACTGATACAGAATCACTTCACATGTAAATGGTTATTCTCATAGTCAATTGTTTTTGTTGAGAGTCGGTATATACATGATTCTGTTTCTGCATTGCATATTCTACAGTAACTGTAGCCAATCCATTGTTATGCCAGAACATTTATAGACTAGGGACCATTAGAAATCATTTTAACAGCTCTTCTGTGCCTTCTCATTGTCTACAAAATGTAACTCTAGTACTGAATCTATTTCCTGCACCACTCCCTTAAATGTACAGTTTTAATTTTTGATGTTCTTTTAGAACTTACCAATCTAATTTCATTCACCATTCCACAAAGGTTTTGATGGTTGTTGGAGCAGGCCGAGGGCCTTTAGTAAGAGCATCATTGCAGGTGAGGTCCTTTTCTCCTGATACTTATTAACTTACGACAATCCTTGATAATTTTTCTGGTGTTTAAATAATGTACTCAATccagttcaaaataattgcctaaaaataattattttgaaccggagggagtatctgTAATCTATGTAGAAGTTTTTATTTTCCTGTTTATATTATCTCGGAGTCTGAGTATGCTTTCATATTAAATGCAGGCTGCAGAAGAGACTGGTCGCAAGTTAAAAGTATATGCCGTGGAGAAAAATCCTAACGCTGTTATCACCCTGCATGTAAGTTGTTCAAAGGATATTTTCGATTCTCAGTTCTCGAACTGTTCCATTAGACAGTGTGGAAGCTTGTTAGTTCAGTGATCATTGATGCAATCATTTTAAAACTACTTTTCTGTTGGTTGTCTGTTATTGCCTTCCTGCCTAGATAGTGATGATCTGATTAATTTTCTGGAACTGATACagagtttgatcaaattggaagggTGGGAAAGCATGGTTACTATAATCTCTAGTGACATGCGGTGCTGGGATGCTCCTGAAAAAGCTGATATTTTGGTATGCTGATACTTTGTTGGAAAGTGACATTTCAAATCTTTTAGCAAGTTGTCACAGTGTGTCTTACATGCAATTATGAAACAGGTCAGTGAGTTGCTTGGATCCTTTGGTGATAACGAATTATCTCCTGAGTGTCTAGATGGTGCCCAGAGGTTCTTGAAGCCCGATGGGATTTCTATTCCTTCCTCGTACTGGCCTTTTTCCTTTCTGTATTCTTATATGGTCCAACTTCCCTGCATTTTTTCAATCCTCAGCATCGTGTTTTTTTCATGTGTTCCAGATACACAAGTTTTATCCAACCAGTAACAGCATCCAAACTACACAATGATGTAAGAATTTATGCTATTTTCATAATATATGTAAAATTTCAATAGAGCTTGAAGTGGCTTGGTTTGTGCAGATCAAACAGCACAAAGATATAGCACATTTTGAAACTGCATATGTTGTCAAGCTACACCGAGTGGCAAGACTTGCGCCTCCACAAGAGGTGAGAGACCACACTTGTGCTCAGTGTCCTTCATTGATTATGTGATCCTACCACATTATGTGATATATTGCCTTTCCCTGAGAGCTTTTTCATCACGACATTTAATGCTCACCTCACATGTGTAGGTTTTTTCTTTCACACACCCAAATTTCTCACCTAAAACTACCAACCAAAGGTATACCAAGTTGCAGTTTGAACTACCACAAGATACGGGGTCATGCCTTGTACATGGTATGCAGCTATACTTGCCATTGGGTTTTTTATTCGTAGATGCTATTTGTGTCAGCTCTAAGTTTACACGTCCCATAATTTTGGCAGGATTTGCTGGATATTTTGATGCTGTACTGTATAAAGATGTCCATCTCGGGATTGAGCCAAACACATGTACACCAAACATGTTTAGCTGGTAAGTGGCAGCTGGCAACCTGATTTTAGAAGCTGTCAACAATCCTTTCCAAGCCCTGTCATCATCGTTCTTAATTTTGACATATGATGAGCATTTCCAGGTTCCCGATCTTCTTCCCACTGAGGAAGCCCATCTACGTACCATCGGAGTCACCCATAGAAGTGCACTTCTGGCGATGCTGTGGTGCCACTAAGGTAGTGTGGACTCCACTGTTGTCTATTCTCAGATGTATAAATCCTGTAATTGGAGTCTCATCTTCTCTGCTTTTGCAGGTGTGGTACGAGTGGGCTCTGATGGCGCCGTCTCCATCCCCAATTCATAACAGCAGCGGCCGGTCATATTGGGTTGGTCTATGAGCTGAAAAATCAGACCATTCTATTTTTTGTTTAGGTTTTTGAGAGCGAAGAAAAGGAGGTATTCTAGTTTTTTCGGCGCATCCAACTACCTGGATGAATCAAGAGGCTCATCTTGGAACTTGGATGTGGGACTTTACATGCTGTAACTCATAAGCGGTTGGTTTGTAACTTCATTTGCTTGCTATTGTTGTTGCGCTAGTCCGTGAGTGTGTATGTTAGGAGTTCAGTTTCATCATCAATTTTGACATTGTCTTGAGGACCATGCGCTTGAGGAGATGCTGTAAGCAAATTCAGAGACTCAAATCTAGTCGTGTGTGCAATTTTGGTAGTTGCAACAAGTTGGTAAGAATGATCTTTCCCTGCTCCCGTTCCAACGGGTGAATCAGCATGCCTAAAGTTTGCTTCTCACTCCGTATGATATAGTTTCTCGGTACTTGGGACTGAATTTATTGTTAGATCCTGCTAAATGGTTCAGTAAAATACGAGCTCCTGTAATGAGAGAAATGCAGTTAAGGGCATCTTTGGTTCATGGAGTGTGAGGAACATAGTAAAAAAATTACAGAATTATGTGTGATGAGACGTTGAATTCTTCTGGGATCGGAAAAAACAAGGATCAGTAGAAGTTGAAGTTCTATGCAGAGACTCGGTGCATGTCATAATAGTCATACCTGATGAAATTTGATCCATTACATTGAAAGAAATCAAAATATTTCTAGCACAATCATGTTTTTTTGTACATTTATACATGTTTGTGTAACTTTTTCTGAAAAACACTAAAATATAATTATTCCTATATTCCAAAAGTTGACCTTTTAAGCACTATAAATCtcgtactttccttgtgataactTATGAAAAACATATTTTTGATGAAAATAATATTCccttcgattcatattacttacactaatatagatgtatctaaacaTATTTTAATTATAGATACATCTATTCTAGAtaaataatatggatcggagggagtattaacaaTGTAAATATCATTTTCTATCACCTAACATGGTGCTCTCCGTGTAATTTTTTCTTACTCATATGTCAAGTTATACTTTGGAAGAGACATTTGAAAGTTGCTGATGAGGATTGttgtcccgatctttcacgatgcaccttgttgatccataggaccgatagatcttgaacctcctcgacagattcaaggatactcaagcgcatatgattactcttgacagctcaagaactcacacatctttattgaataactagacgaacgtccgagacgccgtcatagggccaaccccgcagggatggtgataactggaacccaaggttctacatgatctgaatcaaaactagactacccaaaccctaaccgtgccatctccttatatgagagggagaggtggccggccggccccctattgggcctaacctagtttgaCTTGGACGAGGCCCAAGTCAAAAcgtactctattaaaaccctagatggcccacaagcatgacctggctacattattatctcctaataacaagattataataaactaccggtacaaccttagacccaaatatcatatcaatggctgtcctagtgtaccaggcccggatatccatatcatctctccccttcttcaagaagcgttgtccccaacgcgtgagggtctgctagaaaaagggtagcgtcagataagaacatcaccggacttcatcctcaagcctcgccagtcttccacaccacatcctccctctcgactagcttgacttgtccttggcgccatttggtcttcgacgccatcaacctgattgaaGACACAAGTATCCTGCCAAATGCATCTGAAGCGCACCATACATATCACCCAAAACACACAGAACAAACTCCTGCACGCCATGGATCCAAATAAGCTGAAAGACCTCCTAGTGCACCAAGCATATCACCCAAAACACACAGAACAAACTCCTGCACGCCATGGATCCAAATAAGCTGAACACACCCGAGTAtgcaaccttctgaaaaccagtgTCTCCTTTTATTTTCGCATTTTTTTTGCCCCGTGcaccaccacgagcattgtgtgcgtcatcttcaagctcaggatcttcatcatcgtcttgttgttgttgtgtagtcaaattctcaatagtaaGGCGCATATCGGTAAGAGTGCGCTGTATAtcggtcatttgatcagccaatccaAGTGACGGTGATATTAGTAGCATCCAACGTCCGTTTGATCTCGTCAACCGtatccttaagctcatcatccttagtgcggaattcacgtcgcatctcgttacgaagagcttcatactccctccatgtgacgatatccgccgaattcttgttttcctggttaacaatcttattatcactagcgagacatgattagtaggttagtgcactaaatcaaaaatatatggtggtactctcacaactcactcaaaactgataagaaaaggaaatcttaccgttccaaagtaaattagtgttgcttaccacttgtaggaacaactagtgcacggatgtagcgaagcgaatatcaagggtataagaacaatcacacgacaaagcgggatatatgtggggctgtaggtaggctacctatttgcaccaataacaagctctagcgctgaccgtagacaaccaaagatactcacacaaggcgatataatgaggcaatgcaactatatgtgggaaaggttgcaatgcactagagagacgctagcaaagctcaatgagacaggcacaagattgctcaactacaggtgcagtaaagtaacttaggccttcacttgattcaactagcacaacacttttcttttttatttttctttttgtataacacacgcagctatgtagctctttttgcttttttttttttttttgactcaactccttgataacacggccaacagaaattgcaaagcaccaaaaccctaacgagcagcccgtcgagcggtaaaactagtctcttctggggaatttcctagtcacttatatcgataggccgtgtctatggttggaaacaagcacactgtacgctatgtggactcggaataacaaaactgacacactatAAGAAACTAGACACAAGATGATAGGGAAAacgcaaaccctaacaattctactagaagaaagataaagatacgcaaaaacaactacgaaaagcaactaaaactcgaaattagtgcaatctaaggctatggcaaaccctaaccctaatttttttttatggctttttctggataggaaaacactcacaactcaactatggggtggattgtggatggcttaccgaggaaaactggaaatctgataccaagatgaggattgttgtcccgatctttcacgatgcaccttgttgatccataggaccgatagatcttgaacctcctcgacagattcaaggatactcaagcgcatatgattactcttgacagctcaagaactcacacatctttattgaataactagacgaacgtccgagacgccgtcatagggccaaccccgcagggatggtgataactggaacccaaggttctacatgatctgaatcaaaactagactacccaaaccctaaccgtgccatctccttatatgagagggagaggtggccggccggcccccctattgggcctaacctagtttgacttggacaggcccaagtcaaacagactctattaaaaccctagatggcccacagcatgacctggctacattattatctcctaataacaagattataataaactactggtacaaccttagacccaaatatcatatcaatggctgtcctagtgtaccaggcccggatatccatatcagtTGCGATATCTCGAAGTACTTTTATTGGAAAATTCCACCAATTTATTACTCCCAGCTCCGACCAAAGGAGCACCACAATTAGAACAAAGAATCCTAAATCgccctagatctggccgccaagaTGCAGAGCTCCTCTCGCTCTCCAATATATAGGTATAAAGCCCACAACAGGTAAACCGCCGTAAGTCCTATATGTACAAGCCGTCTCAACCACCCCAGTCCATGCTAgacggcagcgccgccgggggaGCAGGGgccgccgggggggggggggggtggagacaCTCTCGACTCTCAACTCTCAACGGGGAAGGGAAGGAGGGAAGGATAGAGAGAAGGTGGAAAGGGAAGTGAGCCGTTCTTCAACGCACTCTAAACCTAGTGATCACTACCCCTATATGATATATGCGGCGATTGCTTGTGGTtgtatatatgttttttttgcGGAACATAGCACATACACAGACACTCAAAAATATGTAGATACACTCGCTCGTTTAAACACGCATGTGCACATAACTTTATAAGCACATTCAAGAGAGTAAAATAAGAAACTGGTTCGGCGGGTCTTAAAATTAACGAAATCAATCGATGGAAGAAGCCGCCTTTCACTAAAAGATTATTATGTCTTTCATAAAGCGCCAAGATGCCACTCCCTCGTCATCTGACCATATAACCATAGGTTGATCGTTTTTTATCGCGCATTTGGAACCATGCAATTTAGACACATGTCGATCTTTTTTGGGTGTGCGCACTATATGTCCTGCTGAACCTAATTCGGTTTTTTCTTTAGGAGAACACCTAATTCATTTTCCTGTTTGGGAACCCCTTTGATACCAAACCATAGACCTGAAAATACCAATGAAGGTTTTTCCATTGttctaatttgagccgcaatgctaaGGCTacgtgcacgcgcgcaaccatggaagtagtcaatcaacatcggcaagagtgccACCACCGGTATATCAGGGAAAAATAACCGAACAACCTGATCAACGTAGCTGGAGAACCgatagtacgaatcaccattatcGAGGATGCAACAGCCGGGACAAATATTGCAAGGGTAATCCTCCTCACGGCAACCAGGAGAAAATACCCAAAATCGATATGGGGAACGAAGGATTGAAGAACACTTACCGTAGACAATGCCATCTCCAATGTATAGAAGACCAATAAGAAGACGGCTTCCAAACCCTAATCTAATTTGTTGAAAACTCTACTTATTAAAAATTCCACGCATACATCGGATTCTCTACCCCTTCTGACACCGGCGAGAGCGACCAGAGGAGGAGAAACCGATCTATAGTGGAGACGAAGGCGTAGACGGAGTGGGTTTCTTCGaagcggcggctgctaggagagaGACGTTTCGGGGAGGGTCACGCTCCTTGCGTGACTAGAGAGAGGAAAGACGACCCTGATGGACCTAATTCGTTTTTCTTTTATGAGAACACCTAATGCATTTCCCTGTTTGGGTACCCCATTGATCTCTCTATCTCTGACACCAGGGCCCACACTAGTAGACAGTTAGCGTACAAACGAGAGACCTGAATGAATCCAGAACCTTCCCGAGGGTTACGGAAGGAGCACGTGCGCACACTCCTCGGGGGAGAATAAAAGAGTCAAAATTGGTGCGCCCCCATACGCGAGCGATTTGCACAAATTCCGGCGATCCTCTCTCCTCCCGGGGAAGAAGCCTCTCGATCCTCCGGGAACCGTCGCCGAGAGATCTGTAGCGAGCGAGGGTCGATCcagtgatggaggagacggcggcggcggcgacggagacggcacccgtggcggcggcggagcagaAGTCGTCGTACAGGTACTGGGTGAGGGAGGCCACTGGCGACGCCGCGCCGCTCCCGATCCCTCGCaagctcgacgccgccgccgcggccgccgccaacgGCACGGGCAATGGGAACGCGCCGCAGGCCCTCGGCTCCGTCTGGAATCAGGTCAGCTTACACCCAGACTCTTGTCCCTGTGTTGAATCTTGCAGGAGAGACTGTACGCGTTATTAGGGGAATGAGTTTATGGTGGTTTTGTTATTGGGGAATGAATTTAAGGTGAGTTGTGATCTGATCTATAGTATGTAAATGTTACGTTGGGTAATGTTCACTCACAAGTCCCATTCGATGGCTATGAATCAACTTCGTCGGTTTAGTGTTGGAAATCTGTAAGGCTAGCGCGTGTTGGCTCTCTTTGTTACCAGTGGATTGCCGGGTTCATTCATCCAATATGCAGGGAATTAGTTTGCTTCTgcagattgcaacacatacatAGTACTGCTTCACACTGTTTTATCTGGGTGGAATGAGCGTAACAGTTTTTCTGTGAAGACTTGATCTACATTTCTTTGGTGTAGTTTCAAGGTTTGCAACAAGGACTAAATTTGTAGCACAGAATTTGGCAGTACTCTACTCTAGGCATAACTGCCACTCGACTGAAACTTGGAGATCGTACTGAAATTTTAAGGTGCATAATGAATAAAAGAATAATATTAAATATGTGAAGGGATTTTCTTTTTAACAGGGAGGTAATTTTTTCTGGTTACCCGGTTTTGAACTACTACGACTATACTGTTACTAGTTCTCCTGTGTACTTAGAGGAGCCATAGCCTGTGCGTTGCTAGTAATAATCTATGATTTCCTGATTCATATAAGATGTGGAGTACACATAAGAGCATCGCTAGTTCTTCCACTATAACTTGGTAACTCCCTATACCACCTCCTTAAACTTAAGTCCCAATATTTTGAGGAGTCTGGGAGGCTTGCACCTTGTACTTTTTGTGAACTTAACTCCGAATGAATACCTTTTTTTTTGGTATACCTCCCATCCTGAATACATAAAGTACACCTTTGTAACATATTAATCCAAACCTTGATATTTCTGATGTACACATTTTAGCAACATATCAGATtcattattttaaattttaaaattcaaattcaaacacaaTAGAAGGTCCAAATGAAGTAAATAAATAATCCAAAGAAAATATGCTAAAATCATAATGAACTATTGCTCACGGGGTGATCATAACTGCTCCACAAGATCATCTTGGATTTGGTCATGTTTTTGCCGGCTCTTGATCCGTCGATACATACTGTCTGCTTGATGTTGTGGCGGGACATGCGCTCCATTGTAGTCAAAGTACAAGTTCTCTGTTGACCTCTTTCaccctctataatcatgttgtgtgaGATGACACATGTTATCCATGCCATTTGGTCCCTAAACCCAACAGGTCCAAGGACAATAGCAAAGCAAGCTTACAACGCCCCGAAAGCCCCCTCAAAATCATTTCTCGTGGCTTCTGGACACACCGCAAAATGAGATCTCTTATTACCTTCCGGGCATGCAGTCTTACACAAATGCAGCAATCCTTTCGAATAGAGTTCTCTGCAGGACATTGAGGTCATTGCTGGACCTAGACACCCTAAATTACGAATGCTAAAACCATAGATCCTCATCCTCTTATCCGACTCTTTGAGTATGATGGTTGGATCAGGGCAATGCCTAGTGAACTGCCCATGCCATGCCGCAGGGCAATCCTTCCATGTACAATGCACAAAGTCAATACATGCAAGCATCCTAAGGAACCCTCTTGCTTCGCCCTATTGCAAAAAATGCGACAATGGCCTGGCTGGTCAGAAGCTCTGACAAATTTTTAAGATTCACAACGAGGACCAACTTTGGCTTGCAGTGAACTGTGTTCAGCTCATCAAGAAGTTTTCTCATTTTACCAAACTGCCTGGCCTGTCCAAGGGTGCCTATCATTGTCGTATAGGTATTTTTTTCTAAACGAGGCAGGAGATCTGCCTTTTCATTGATTAAGAAGGGGTATTGTCGTATAGGTATGACCATCATGCTTGAACCCTGGTTGCTGCTTCAACCAATCGCAGAAACCAAGCGCAATATTCTGGTGATGGAGCAGCTTGAGTACTTGATTAGCCTGGAATGCATATATCTTGCAATGCAGATCATCCAGAACATTTTCCGTCATGGGACCCAATTTCATTTGCTGCACGGTATGCTAATACTGTTCAACTGCCCGCAATGACTTCAATGATCTTAAGTTAGACCCCTGTCCTCCACCATGGGATTTTATTGTTCCCATAGGGCCTTGACCTACAAAGCCCTGAGGTTTGTCAGAGGGACCATTATAAATAGTTGGAGCTGAGAAGTTTCAGAGTTTGAACTCCAGCCCACCTGCCATCTGAATTAGGATTATTATAGAATAGAATGGTGATTTGCTTGGCCCTGTACAGGGTGTCTTCGATTCCTTGTGACGGTGAATTAGACAGTACGGCAGATGGCCCTTAGAAATTCTGCTTTGATTTTGCATATCCAGATCTCGAGATCCCCTTCCCAAAATCATTTTGCATGGAAGGGGCACAAGGCATATAAGCCTCGGCATAGCTATGCTTTGCTATTAGACTGCTGGCCACCAGATAAGGGCTTGCTAGAATAGGTTGCACCAGCCTCTGGAGCTTAATGCTTCCATTATTTGAGGACGATTTTACCAATTCAGAATATACACCAGCTCCTGCAATTCCAGACTGGGAAATGATCTTGTCAGTCTGCTTAGATGGCTATATTATAGCCATACCTGTCACTTGACCTGAAGCTGGGAGATCATTAGGGAAGACTATATTATAGCCATAACTGTCACTTGACCTGAAGCTGGGAGATCATTAGAGTTCTCTAGCTTGGCTTTCTTTGTAGCAATCATAAGTTCACTGTTTTTCTAGTTGTAGTTTTCGATACAAATCTGTGATGGTTACACTGCTGAATTCCAATTTGCAATCTTCTGATGTGTTTGCACTTTCGCAGGCTGGAACATGGGAGGAAAAGAACCTTAATTCATGGGCCAGTAGTAGGATAAAGGTGCGGTAGTTTTTTAGGCAACTGAAACATTACATTGATGTTTCCACTCTCTTGAATTTCTCTGACAGTTGCTGGCTCATATGTGCCACAGGATTTGCTGGGTTCTTTAAGTTCATTGGACTTCTCCACAGGAAAAGCATCCATTGATGAAGTGTCCAAATGCTCAGGCGATGTAAGTATAGTGTTCAACAAAATTGTTCAATTTGATAAATTCATAACTATTCGTTGGAAATAACCTTTTTTGGTAAGTAACCCTGTTATGTGTTGTTTATTAACCAAACATATCCTTTGTGTTTTAACAGGCATATCTAGTAACAGTCCGTAATAAGAAGAGAGTAGGGTACAATTATGAATTGAGCTTGAGATTTAAAGGTAAAGAAAATATCATGTCACCCTTGGCACCATTCATTTAGTTCCACATCTGTTAGCCCTTGTATTACTTGCGTGTCTAACTCAGTCATGGTAATGCTAATTAGGTGAATGGCTAATCAAGGAGGAGCAGAAGAAGGTCACGGGCCATATAGACATCCCTGAGTTTTCATTTGGTGAGCTTGATGACCTAGAGGTATAGCTATTATTCTGTACCGTGCAGTAtagtatcatcatcatcataatttAATTAGGTAATGGTGCCACATGAATGATTTCCTCGTGGGTGCAGGCAGAAGTAAGGTTTACTGATAGCCTCGAATGGGATGACAAGTCGCGGATCTCCAAGGATGTGAAATCATTCCTTTCGCCTATCAGGGAGAAACTGCGTACATTTGAACTAGAGCTGAAAGATAGGTGAGATTGTTTGCAAGAGTCGGCACTGCAACCCAAGTAACGATCGCTTTTTGCCCACTGTGCTGTCATTCTTCTAGCTGAGACCATGTGTACTTGATTAAGCATTTGTTGTCAAAGACTCGAGGGCATATTGTTGTTTATCCAGTCCACTGTAAGGTATATGGTCACCAACTGGTCCTTTGGTTGATTGAGACTGTGTGCACTGATATGTTGTGTACTCTAGTAAAACCAGATGATTACGAAATCCCAAGAGAAATATCCtcttctttattttcttggagttgGCAGTGCTCATTTAGAGAAGTGAGAATACTTCCACGTGGAAAACtggaacatttttttttttgataatggaCACTTTATTACTTGATAAGCAATAAACTAGGCCTCTGCAAAAGTAGGATGCACACATCCGTATACGGAAAACTAGAACATCAATATGC includes:
- the LOC124691327 gene encoding uncharacterized protein LOC124691327; its protein translation is MEETAAAATETAPVAAAEQKSSYRYWVREATGDAAPLPIPRKLDAAAAAAANGTGNGNAPQALGSVWNQAGTWEEKNLNSWASSRIKDLLGSLSSLDFSTGKASIDEVSKCSGDAYLVTVRNKKRVGYNYELSLRFKGEWLIKEEQKKVTGHIDIPEFSFGELDDLEAEVRFTDSLEWDDKSRISKDVKSFLSPIREKLRTFELELKDR